One part of the Eucalyptus grandis isolate ANBG69807.140 chromosome 10, ASM1654582v1, whole genome shotgun sequence genome encodes these proteins:
- the LOC104422378 gene encoding BAG family molecular chaperone regulator 4, whose amino-acid sequence MAVVKDMSKVVPLEDPAGREGRLEARMGDRGVSRAREAVARVRAEVDKLSEKVVSLETDLRSGSRVDDKEFIVLTELLMVKLLELDSIEADGEARVERRIEVCRVQSIVGILDSLKARNTDPLSGSKNAAVADIKSEQIESRIGIVTVQGSLQSSTRVTLDWELFD is encoded by the exons ATGGCCGTCGTGAAAGACATGTCTAAAGTGGTTCCGCTGGAGGACCCGGCCGGCCGAGAGGGCAGGCTTGAGGCCCGGATGGGAGATCGAGGCGTTTCTCGGGCCCGTGAGGCGGTAGCCAGGGTCAGAGCAGAGGTTGATAAGCTATCTGAGAAG GTCGTGTCATTGGAGACGGATCTTCGCAGTGGAAGCCGGGTTGACGACAAGGAATTCATTGTCTTGACAGAGTTGCTCATGGTGAAGTTGCTCGAATTGGACTCGATCGAGGCTGATGGAGAAGCAAGAGTTGAAAGGCGGATTGAG GTTTGTCGAGTCCAGAGCATTGTGGGAATACTTGACAGTCTAAAGGCGAGAAACACCGACCCTTTGAGCGGAAGCAAAAATGCTGCAGTGGCCGACATCAAGAGCGAGCAGATCGAGTCACGAATTGGAATCGTAACAGTCCAAGGCAGCTTGCAATCTTCTACAAGAGTCACTCTGGACTGGGAATTGTTTGATTAG